From one Triticum aestivum cultivar Chinese Spring chromosome 4B, IWGSC CS RefSeq v2.1, whole genome shotgun sequence genomic stretch:
- the LOC123090038 gene encoding MADS-box transcription factor 58-like: MLVKATIERYKKANSDTSNSGTVAEVNAQFAILGELGVLYGEAKQQPTTRPVTPDEGTTMHHNYPLEAQLLDSNFLSICALLDISSLYGCCIDASCNVQGF; this comes from the exons ATGCT TGTGAAAGCCACCATTGAGAGGTACAAAAAGGCCAACAGTGACACATCCAACTCTGGCACGGTTGCAGAAGTCAATGCCCAG TTTGCTATCTTAGGAGAACTTGGTGTGCTATATGGGGAAGCAAAGCAGCAGCCCACAACCCGACCTGTGACTCCAGATGAAGGCACCACGATGCACCATAATTATCCCTTGGAAGCTCAGCTCCTGGACTCTAACTTCCTCTCAATTTGTGCTCTGCTTGATATCAGTTCCTTGTATGGCTGCTGCATTGATGCAAGTTGTAATGTGCAGGGCTTCTGA